The Nitriliruptor alkaliphilus DSM 45188 genome includes a region encoding these proteins:
- a CDS encoding lipid-transfer protein, giving the protein MSDPRDVVVLGAGMHPWGKWGRDFVTYGVHAARAALAEAGVEATDIGFISGADTMRNGYPGYVSGATFAQALGWTGIPVASSYAACASGATAIDIARDRILAGRCEVALVVGADTTPKGFLAPNAGERPDDPDWLRFRLLGATNPTYFAFHARRRMDLYGATERDFAEVKVKNARHGLGNPNARYRKETSVDEVLASPIVSDPLRLLQICATSDGGAAVVLASREWAERHGKDAGVRVAAVSTVTPTYPTRIIDLPDLATDSAAVVPAAERAFKEAIGDAAYTEAGIGPDDIEVAEVYDLSTALELDWYEQLGFCGTGEAEKLLADGVTTLGGRLPVNPSGGLACFGEAVPAQAIAQVCELTWQLRGTATGRQVEIDGRPPRAGITANQGLFGHGSSVIVTRDR; this is encoded by the coding sequence GTGAGCGATCCTCGCGACGTGGTCGTGCTCGGCGCCGGGATGCACCCCTGGGGCAAGTGGGGGCGCGATTTCGTCACCTACGGCGTCCACGCTGCCCGCGCCGCTCTCGCCGAGGCCGGCGTCGAGGCCACCGACATCGGGTTCATCTCCGGCGCCGACACGATGCGCAACGGCTACCCCGGCTACGTCTCGGGGGCCACCTTCGCCCAGGCGCTCGGGTGGACCGGCATCCCCGTCGCCTCCAGCTACGCGGCCTGCGCGTCGGGGGCGACCGCCATCGACATCGCTCGCGATCGGATCCTCGCCGGCCGATGCGAGGTGGCGCTGGTGGTCGGTGCCGACACGACCCCGAAGGGCTTCCTCGCCCCGAACGCGGGGGAGCGGCCCGACGATCCGGACTGGCTGCGGTTCCGCCTCCTCGGTGCGACCAACCCGACGTACTTCGCCTTCCACGCCCGACGGCGCATGGACCTGTACGGCGCGACCGAGCGCGACTTCGCCGAGGTCAAGGTCAAGAACGCGCGCCACGGCCTGGGCAACCCCAACGCGCGCTACCGCAAGGAGACATCGGTCGACGAGGTGCTCGCCTCGCCGATCGTCTCCGACCCGCTGCGATTGCTGCAGATCTGTGCGACCAGCGACGGGGGTGCGGCGGTCGTCCTGGCCTCGCGTGAGTGGGCCGAGCGGCACGGTAAGGACGCCGGGGTGCGCGTCGCCGCGGTGTCGACCGTGACGCCGACCTACCCGACGCGGATCATCGACCTGCCCGACCTGGCGACCGACAGCGCCGCGGTCGTCCCCGCTGCGGAGCGCGCGTTCAAGGAAGCCATCGGCGACGCCGCCTACACCGAGGCCGGCATCGGACCGGACGACATCGAGGTCGCGGAGGTCTACGACCTGTCGACCGCGTTGGAGCTCGACTGGTACGAGCAGCTCGGGTTCTGCGGCACCGGGGAGGCCGAGAAGCTGCTGGCCGATGGCGTCACCACGCTCGGTGGCCGCCTGCCGGTCAACCCGTCCGGTGGCCTCGCCTGCTTCGGCGAGGCCGTCCCCGCCCAGGCCATCGCCCAGGTCTGCGAGCTGACCTGGCAGCTGCGCGGCACCGCGACCGGCCGGCAGGTCGAGATCGACGGGCGTCCGCCGCGTGCCGGCATCACCGCGAACCAGGGCCTGTTCGGCCACGGTTCGTCCGTCATCGTCACCCGCGACAGGTGA
- a CDS encoding alpha/beta fold hydrolase — MVASRRTDVRVSTREWRGHRVVHEERGSGPDTVVLVHGLLLPAVCNGHTADALVAAGYRVIQPDLLGHGRSDAPDDPGCYRLDLAVDQVRDLLDDLGIERAMIGGMSLGANLALEFAARDPDRVVAMLCEMPVLERGVVGATATLAPLWAAFRYGGPPVRALFRAVSHLPVTGNDVVDTVLGCVGVPRSMAAVLQGYATGSIVPPRHVRETITTPALVVGHTRDWVHPMDDAELLAQQLPASTLLTAHHMLELRTEPTRLTSAITAFTETAFSVDRTSSSVDDLTSRQAT, encoded by the coding sequence GTGGTCGCGAGCCGCCGCACCGACGTCCGTGTCAGCACGCGCGAGTGGCGCGGGCACCGCGTCGTCCACGAGGAACGTGGCTCCGGACCCGACACCGTGGTGCTTGTCCACGGCCTGTTGCTGCCGGCGGTCTGCAACGGTCACACCGCTGACGCGCTGGTCGCGGCCGGGTACCGGGTGATCCAGCCCGATCTGCTCGGCCACGGCCGCAGCGACGCGCCGGACGATCCCGGGTGCTACCGCCTCGACCTCGCCGTCGACCAGGTGCGCGACCTCCTCGACGACCTCGGCATCGAACGCGCGATGATCGGCGGGATGAGCCTCGGGGCGAACCTCGCGTTGGAGTTCGCGGCGCGCGACCCCGATCGGGTGGTCGCGATGCTCTGCGAGATGCCCGTCCTCGAACGCGGGGTGGTGGGGGCGACGGCGACGCTGGCACCCCTGTGGGCGGCGTTCCGGTACGGCGGTCCGCCCGTCCGCGCCCTGTTCCGCGCCGTCTCACACCTGCCGGTCACCGGCAACGACGTCGTCGACACCGTCCTCGGGTGCGTCGGCGTGCCACGCTCCATGGCCGCCGTGCTCCAGGGCTACGCGACCGGGTCGATCGTGCCGCCACGCCACGTCCGCGAGACGATCACCACGCCCGCCCTGGTGGTCGGCCACACGCGTGACTGGGTGCACCCGATGGACGACGCCGAGCTGCTCGCACAGCAGCTACCCGCGTCGACGCTGCTCACGGCCCACCACATGCTGGAGCTGCGGACAGAACCGACCCGCCTGACCTCGGCCATCACCGCCTTCACCGAGACCGCCTTCTCGGTGGACCGGACGTCGTCGTCGGTCGACGACCTGACGAGCCGTCAGGCAACGTGA
- a CDS encoding Zn-ribbon domain-containing OB-fold protein, with the protein MQHASDGHDERTVRPAVEGWFASDPEPHLLGQRCADCATVVFPPRAVTCPNPACVGEELPVTPLSRTGRVWSYATNHYPPPAPYVPADPFEPITIAAVELRDEAITVLGQVAGPTDGLRVGAEVELEIGTLLTTDTEEHTVWRWRVVAPVRSGAEVSA; encoded by the coding sequence ATGCAGCACGCCAGCGACGGTCACGATGAACGCACGGTCCGGCCGGCGGTCGAGGGGTGGTTCGCGTCGGATCCCGAACCGCACCTGCTCGGGCAGCGGTGCGCCGACTGCGCGACGGTCGTCTTCCCCCCGCGTGCCGTGACCTGCCCGAACCCGGCGTGCGTCGGTGAGGAACTTCCGGTGACGCCACTGTCGCGAACGGGTCGGGTGTGGTCCTACGCGACCAACCACTACCCGCCGCCGGCGCCGTACGTGCCGGCCGATCCGTTCGAGCCGATCACCATCGCGGCCGTCGAACTGCGGGACGAGGCCATCACCGTGCTCGGCCAGGTCGCTGGCCCGACCGACGGCCTGCGGGTCGGGGCCGAGGTCGAGCTCGAGATCGGGACGCTGCTGACCACCGACACCGAGGAACACACCGTGTGGCGCTGGCGGGTCGTGGCCCCCGTCCGCTCCGGGGCGGAGGTGTCGGCGTGA
- a CDS encoding acetyl-CoA C-acetyltransferase — MPEAYLIDAVRTPVGKRGGGLADVHAADLGAHVLRALVERTGIDASAVDDVVFGAVDTVGPLAGDIARTCWLAAGLPEEVPGTTVDRQCGSSQQAVHFAAQAVMSGTQDLVVAGGVQTMSAIPIGASMRVGKHFGFDDPFSGSQGWKERYGDQPVSQFAGAEMIADKWGVTREAMEAFAYESHQRATRAIAEGRFDREIAPYGDVVHDEGPRPDTTLEKMASLKTLIDGGRLTAALSSQISDGSAALLVASERAVEQHGLTPRARIHHLSVRGASPITMLDAPIPATAHALERTGLTPDDIDLVEINEAFASVVLAWQKETGFDLGKVNVNGGAISLGHPLGATGARLMTTLLHELERTGGRYGLQTMCEGGGQANVTIIERL; from the coding sequence GTGCCCGAGGCCTACCTGATCGACGCCGTCCGGACCCCCGTGGGCAAGCGCGGCGGGGGACTCGCCGACGTCCACGCCGCCGACCTCGGCGCCCACGTCCTGCGCGCGCTCGTGGAACGCACCGGCATCGACGCCAGCGCCGTGGACGATGTCGTGTTCGGCGCGGTCGACACCGTCGGCCCGCTGGCCGGTGACATCGCCCGGACCTGCTGGCTCGCGGCCGGCCTGCCCGAGGAGGTGCCCGGTACGACCGTCGACCGGCAGTGCGGGTCGTCCCAGCAGGCGGTGCACTTCGCCGCGCAGGCGGTGATGAGCGGCACCCAGGACCTCGTGGTCGCCGGCGGCGTGCAGACCATGTCGGCGATCCCGATCGGTGCGTCGATGCGCGTCGGCAAGCACTTCGGGTTCGACGATCCGTTCTCCGGATCGCAGGGGTGGAAGGAGCGCTACGGCGACCAGCCGGTGTCGCAGTTCGCCGGCGCGGAGATGATCGCCGACAAGTGGGGCGTGACGCGCGAGGCCATGGAGGCGTTCGCCTACGAGAGCCACCAGCGTGCGACCCGTGCGATCGCCGAGGGTCGCTTCGACCGCGAGATCGCCCCGTACGGTGACGTCGTCCACGACGAGGGCCCGCGGCCCGACACGACGCTCGAGAAGATGGCGTCGTTGAAGACGCTCATCGACGGCGGGCGGCTGACCGCGGCGCTGTCGAGCCAGATCTCGGACGGGTCGGCGGCGCTCCTGGTCGCCTCGGAGCGGGCCGTCGAGCAGCACGGCCTGACCCCGCGGGCACGCATCCACCACCTGTCGGTGCGGGGTGCGAGCCCCATCACGATGCTCGACGCGCCGATCCCGGCGACGGCGCACGCGCTCGAGCGGACGGGCCTCACCCCCGACGACATCGACCTGGTCGAGATCAACGAGGCGTTCGCGTCGGTCGTGCTCGCGTGGCAGAAGGAGACCGGGTTCGACCTCGGCAAGGTCAACGTCAACGGCGGGGCGATCTCGCTCGGCCACCCGCTCGGTGCCACCGGGGCCCGTCTGATGACCACCCTGCTCCACGAACTCGAGCGCACCGGCGGACGCTACGGCCTCCAGACGATGTGCGAGGGCGGTGGCCAGGCCAACGTCACGATCATCGAGCGGCTGTGA
- a CDS encoding acyl-CoA dehydrogenase family protein, with protein MDLTLEPEQAAFRDEARTWLEANARHAPRVSFDTEAGFAAHRAWERRLFDGGWGVVPWPEAYGGRGADLVSWLLFEEEYYRAGCPYRLNQNGLFLLGPTLMEYGTQRQRDRFLRPMAAGEEIWAQGWSEPEAGSDMAAIRARAVRDGDDWVISGQKTWSTRAAFADQLFGLFRSEPGSERHRGLSFILVPLDAPGVTVRPIHQLNGEPGFAEVFFDEVRVPMELSTLGPIGEGWKVAMSTAGFERGVSLRSPGRFNTSAQRLIDLARSRADLPPALAREVARSWARTQAYDLMTYRTVGHVLDGGEVGPEASLNKLFWSEMDRELHRTALRLLGTAAPLTADAPDAVDEGRWLDRFLFSLSGPIYAGTNEIQRNIVAERVLGLPRS; from the coding sequence GTGGACCTGACGCTCGAGCCCGAGCAGGCGGCGTTCCGCGACGAGGCACGTACCTGGCTCGAGGCGAACGCCCGCCACGCGCCGAGGGTCTCGTTCGACACCGAGGCGGGCTTCGCCGCCCACCGCGCGTGGGAGCGTCGCCTCTTCGACGGCGGCTGGGGGGTCGTTCCGTGGCCCGAGGCGTACGGCGGTCGCGGCGCCGACCTCGTCTCGTGGCTGCTGTTCGAGGAGGAGTACTACCGCGCCGGATGTCCCTACCGCCTCAACCAGAACGGCCTCTTCCTGCTCGGCCCGACCCTGATGGAGTACGGCACACAGCGGCAGCGCGACCGCTTCCTGCGCCCGATGGCCGCCGGTGAGGAGATCTGGGCGCAGGGGTGGTCCGAGCCCGAGGCCGGGTCGGACATGGCGGCCATCCGCGCCAGGGCCGTCCGTGATGGTGACGACTGGGTCATCAGCGGACAGAAGACGTGGTCGACGCGGGCGGCGTTCGCCGACCAGCTGTTCGGGCTGTTCCGCTCCGAGCCAGGGTCGGAGCGCCACCGCGGTCTGTCGTTCATCCTCGTCCCGCTGGACGCGCCGGGTGTGACGGTCCGACCGATCCACCAGCTCAACGGCGAACCCGGGTTCGCCGAGGTCTTCTTCGACGAGGTCCGCGTGCCGATGGAACTGTCCACCCTCGGCCCGATCGGCGAGGGCTGGAAGGTCGCGATGTCGACCGCCGGGTTCGAGCGTGGCGTCAGCCTGCGGTCCCCCGGCCGGTTCAACACATCCGCGCAGCGTCTGATCGATCTGGCGCGTTCGCGCGCGGACCTGCCGCCGGCGCTCGCACGCGAGGTCGCCCGGTCGTGGGCGAGGACCCAGGCCTACGACCTGATGACCTACCGCACCGTCGGTCACGTCCTCGACGGTGGCGAGGTCGGACCCGAAGCCTCCCTCAACAAGCTGTTCTGGTCCGAGATGGACCGCGAGTTGCACCGCACCGCCCTGCGCCTGCTCGGCACGGCAGCGCCGCTGACGGCGGACGCACCCGACGCGGTGGACGAGGGCCGGTGGCTCGACCGGTTCCTGTTCAGCCTGTCCGGCCCGATCTACGCCGGGACCAACGAGATCCAGCGCAACATCGTCGCCGAGCGCGTCCTCGGCCTCCCCCGCTCCTAG
- a CDS encoding nuclear transport factor 2 family protein produces the protein MSAETVATGVEALVEVAAIERVKHRYLRLLDTKAFDEIGGCFTADATAAFSDGRHQLSSRAEIVAFFERLLGSPQVLTNHRAHQPEIDLTGPDTAVGVWALDDEVIALDRDVTLRGTAFYEDTYTQVDGVWLISGTGYRRVYEEVVPRADGQQLTVNRFAR, from the coding sequence GTGAGCGCCGAGACCGTCGCGACCGGCGTCGAAGCGTTGGTCGAGGTCGCCGCCATCGAACGGGTCAAGCACCGCTACCTGCGGCTGCTCGACACCAAGGCGTTCGACGAGATCGGTGGGTGCTTCACCGCCGATGCGACGGCGGCGTTCAGCGACGGCCGCCACCAGCTCAGCTCACGCGCGGAAATCGTGGCGTTCTTCGAGCGGTTGCTCGGTTCGCCGCAGGTGCTGACCAACCACCGCGCCCACCAACCCGAGATCGACCTGACGGGGCCGGACACCGCGGTCGGAGTGTGGGCCCTCGACGACGAGGTCATCGCCCTCGACCGCGACGTGACCCTGCGCGGCACGGCGTTCTACGAGGACACCTACACCCAGGTCGACGGCGTGTGGCTCATCTCGGGGACCGGCTACCGCCGCGTCTACGAGGAGGTCGTCCCCCGAGCCGACGGCCAGCAGCTGACCGTCAACCGCTTCGCCCGCTGA